The DNA sequence ACACAGGACACGAAGGTCACACGAAGGCACACATGAAGCGCGCCATATTGCTTACTTTTTTTCTCGTCGCGGCCACCGTGGCCGCCACCACCGTTGCCGCCCAGCAATCCAGTCCCGATCTGTTCCGCGAGATGCGCTGGCGCATGATCGGGCCGTTTCGCGGGGGCCGGACGGTGCCGATGGTGGGCGTGCCGTCGCAGCCCAACGTCTTCTATATAGGCGTGAACAACGGCGGCGTCTTCAAGACCACCGATGCGGGACGGACGTGGTGGTCCATTTTCGACGACCAGCCGACGCAGTCGGTGGGCGCGGTGGCCGTGGCCCCGTCGGACCCCAACATTCTTTATGTGGGCAGCGGCGAGGGGTTGCAGCGGCCCGATCTTTCGGTCGGCGACGGAATCTACAGAACTGGCGACGGCGGAAGGACGTGGCAGCACCTTGGCCTGCGCGACGGCCAGCAGATCGCCCAGATCATCGTTGATCCGAAGGACCCGGACCGCCTGCTGGTCGCCGTGCTCGGGCACCCGTATGGTCCGAACGCGGAGCGCGGCGTTTTTCGCTCGCTCGACGGCGGCAAGACGTTCCAGAAGGTCCTTTACAAGGATGAGAACACCGGCGCGGTGGACCTGGCGTTCGATCCCGCGAACGCGCAAACCGTTTACGCGGCGCTGTGGGCGCAGCGGCTGGCGCCGTGGGAAAACGGCGTGTGGCAGGGCAAGACGAGCGGGCTGTACAAGTCAACCGACGGCGGCACGACGTGGCGACAGCTCACCAAGGGCCTGCCCGGCGCGGCGGATGACCTGGGGCGCATCGGGCTGGGCGTGGCGCCTTCGAACGGCAAGATCATTTACGCGATGGTGGACGCGCCGAAGCTGGCGGGCGTGTATCGCTCTGACGACGCGGGCGAGACGTGGCGGCGGGTGAATTCCGATGCGCGCGTCTCCGAGCGCGGCTCGGACTTCGCCGAGATCAAGCCTGATCCGAAGGACCCCGAGATCGTTTACGTGGCCGGCATTCAGACATTCCGCTCGACCGACGGCGGAAAAACGTTTGTCGGATGGAAGGGCGCGCCCGGCGGCGACGACTATCACCGCCTCTGGATCAATCCCGAGCATCCGGAGATCATCGCGATCGCCAGCGACCAGGGCGCGACGATTTCCGTCAACGGTGGCGCGACCTGGAGCAGCTGGTACAACCAGCCGAGCGCGCAGTTCTACCACGTGATCACCGACAACCAGTTTCCCTACTGGGTGTACGGCGGGCAGCAGGAGTCGGGTTCGGCAGCGGTGGCGAGCCGCGGCGATTCGGGCGCGATCACGTTTCGCGACTGGCATCCGGTGGGGGTGGAGGAGTACGGCTACGTGGCGCCCGATCCGCGCGATCCCAACATCATTTATGGCGGCAAGGCGTCGCGCTACGACGCGCGCACCGGCCAGACGCAGGATGTGGCGCCGGAACTGGTGCGCTCGGGCAAGGTTCGTTTCCTGCGGACCGAGCCGATCCTGTTTTCGCCGAAGGACCCCAGCGTGCTGTATCTGGCCGGCAACGTCCTGTTCAAGACGACCGATGGCGGGCACTCGTGGGGCGTGATCTCGCCGGACCTGAGCCGTCCCGATCCCGGCGTGCCGCAGAATTTCGCGGTGTTCACGCAGGATGGGCACAAAGTTGACCGCCGGGGGGTGATTTACGCCGTGGCGCCCAGCTTCCAGGATGTCAACGTGATCTGGGCCGGCACGGACGACGGCCTGATTCACGTGACGCGCGATGGCGGGCAGACATGGACGAACGTGACGCCGCCGGAACTCACCGCGTGGAGCAAGGTCGCGCAACTGGAGACCTCGCACTGGGACGACCACGCCTGCTATGCGGCGATCAACCGCATCCGGCTCGACGACCTGAGGCCGTACATCTATCGCACGCGCGACGGCGGCAGGACGTGGCAGCTCATCACCGCCGGGCTTCCGGCGAACGAGCCGGTGAACACGGTGAAGGAAGACCCCGAGCGGCGCGGGCTGCTGTTCGCCGGCACCGAGCGCAGCGTGTACGTGAGCTTCGACGACGGCGATCACTGGCAGTCGCTGCGTCAGAACCTGCCGGCGACTTCGATTCGCGACCTGGTGGTGCACAACGATGACATCGTGGTGGGCACGCACGGGCGCGGGTTCTGGATCCTGGACGACATCACGCCGCTGCGGCAGGTGAACGCCGAAGTTACTGGCGGCAGCGCGTTCCTGTTCAAACCGCAAGTGGCGATTCGCGTCCGCCGCTCGACCTACACCGACACGCCGCTGCCGCCGGAGGAGCCCGCCGGCGAAAACCCGCCCGACGGCGCGATGATCCACTACTGGCTGCCGGCGCCCGTGAAGGAGTTGACGCTGGAGATCGTCGACGGCAGCGGTGACATTGTCCGCCGCTACTCCAGCGCCGACCGGCCGGCGCCGGTGGATGAGAAGAAGCTGCGCCATCCCATGTACTGGGTGGAGCAGCCGCAGAGGTTGTCGGCGGCCGCGGGCATGCATCGGTTCGTGTGGGACCTGCACTGGCCGGAGCCGAAACTGGAGCGCGACTATCCCATTGCGGCGATCGTGCACCGGACGCCGCTGGCGCCGAAGGGCCCGCGGGCGCTGCCGGGCGAGTACACCGTCCGTCTGACCGCCGACGGGAAGGCGTACACGCAGCCGCTCACGGTAAAGATGGACCCGCGCGTGACGGCAACTCCGGAGTCGCTGCGCCGCATGTTCACGCTCGAGCAGCAGATCACGGCGATGGCGGAGGAGGACCACAAAGCGCTGGAGCAGGCGCGCGCCCTGCGCAAGCAGATTGCGGCCGTGCGTCCGGGGGCTGCTGCGGCCGGCGCGGCGCTCGACGATCTTGACGGCAAGCTGCAGCAGCTCGAATCGGGCCAGCGGCGGCGCGGAGGCGGCGGGGCCGGCCCCACAACCGCTGGCGCCAGCACCGCGGCGCCGGGACCAGCATCTCTCGCGTCGGTCAATGCCAACCTCAAGTCGGTGTACGACGCGGTGGATTCTGCCGACGCCGAACCGACGGCGCAAGCCGTCTCGGACCTGGCCCGGGTCATGCAGGATTGGAAGGACGCGATGGATCGCTGGATGGCGGTGCAGGCGGGCGAACTGGCTTCCACCAACGCGGAGTTGAAGAAGGCGGGGCTTGCGGAGTTGAAGGTGGAGTGATTGCTTCCCGCTCAACAGTGTCTCCGAGCGCTGCAACGGCAACTTCCACTATGACGCCACGCAGGTGGTGATCGCCCTGGCCTGAGCCTCCTGCCAAAGTATCTTGCGCCTGTCTTCTTCCAGGAATTGTTCCGTCCGCTCCCGTTTCAGGAAACAAAACCTGCCAAGCAATGCCGGTCAATGACTTACGTAACTGGAGCCGCGCCCCAGAATGCACTAAAATCGGTGCCAAATTGGCATAACTCTGTCAGCCAGGCCGTTTGCGGGCAGAGCACCGCCAAGCTGCTTCCAGTACAAGGCTCCGCGCCTGCAGGTTAAACCCGAACGCGGGGCCCATGGAGCCATGCTCAACGGCACAAACCAATGGCTGGCGGCCAGACGCTGGCGCATCTATGCCGCGCTGGTCCTGCTCGCTGTCCTGCCTCTGCTTCTGTTTCTCTATTCGGCTGACCGGTTTCTGCGCAAGTACACCAACGACAGCCTGACCCGCCAAAGCCATGTAGCGGGAGACGCGGTAGCGCGCATCCTGCTCGAGTACCTGGCCAGCGGCGAGGCATTCCTCTCTTCGGTCGCTGCCGAACCCGGCTTCAACGTTGCCGCCGGCCGCGGCGACACGAAGGCGATGTCGGGCAGCCTCGGGCAGGCTTGCCGCCTGCAGCCCGACTTCACCTATTGCGCCGTGTACGACGCGCAGGGCCGGCTGCTGGTGGCCTATCCGGCCGGCGTTCGCGCCGACGCCGCGACGCCGGTGTGGTTTCCGGCATTTGCGCGCAGCCAGCGCGCTCAAATCTCCGGCGTTCATCCCTCGCCGCTGGGCAAGGGCGAGCCGGTGCTGGCGGCGGTGGTCCCCATTTTCGACGCGCATGGCAGGCCGCTGGGCGCGCTGGCCGGCTACTACCGGCTCTCGGCCATCCAGGGATGGCTGAAGCGCTGGACTCCAAGCGGCACGCGCTGGATCACGGTGGTGGACCAGCACCGCCAGGCGGTCGCCGAGCCGGGTGACGCAGCGCGTGTGCGTCCTGACGTGAAGGACTTCCCTGCCGTCGCGCGCGCGCTGGCCGGCAACCGCGGCAGCGCCTTCTACGACCGCGGAGGCGTGCGGTCGCTGGTGGTCCACCAGCCGATCCCGGCGCTGCATTGGGCGGTGCTCATCCAGTTGCCGGTGGACGAAGTGAACCAGGCGCTGTGGAAATTTGAGAAGCCGCTTGCGCTGGCTGCGCTGGCGTTCATCGGGCTGGCCGCCCTGTTCGGATATGCGGGCGCGTTCCTCTATCGCAAGCTGCGAAAGAGCGAGCTGCGCCTGCGCCTGGATTTGATGGCCAGGTCGGAGCGCCGCTATCGCCAGCTGTTCGACACAAACCCGCAGCCCATGTGGGTGTACGACCTGGAGTCGCTGAAGTTCCTCGATGTGAATGAGGCCGCGATCCACGCTTACGGCTACACGCGCGACGAGTTCCGCGCCATGACCATCAAGGACATCCGTCCGCCGGAAGACGTGCCCGAGCTGTTGCACAGCATCGCCAGCTCCGAAGGCCAGAACCAACTGGATCGGGTCGGCGTATGGCGGCATCGCAAGAAGGATGGATCGCTGATCGCGGTGGAAATCCGCCAGCACCGCATCGAGATCGATGGCCGGCCCGCCGGGCTGATCCTGGCCACCGACATCTCCGAGAAAAAGCTGCTGGAAGAACGCCTGCGCCTGGCCGAGCGCATGGAAGCCGTGGGCCGGCTGGCGGGCGGCGTGGCGCACGACTTCAACAACCTGCTGGGCGTCATCATCGGCTACAGCGACCTGCTGCTGGAGCAGGTGCCCGCCGGGCACGCGCTGCGCCGCCGCGTGGAAGAAATCAAGGCGGCCGGCGACCGCGCCGCCGCGCTCACGCGGCAACTGCTCGCCTTCAGCCGCAAACAGGTGCTCGAGCCCAAAGTGCTCGACCTGAACGGCGTGGTGGGCAGCATGAGCAGCATGCTGCTGCGGCTGATCGGCGAAAACATTGAGCTGGTCACGGTCCTCGATCCGCGCGCCGCCAAGGTGAAGGCCGATCCGTCGCAGCTCGAGCAGGTCATCATGAACCTGGCGGTCAACGCGCGCGACGCCATGCCCCGCGGCGGCAAGCTGACGCTGGAGACCCAGACGGTCGTCATCGGGGAAAACGATGGCCGCCACATCGTCCAGATGCCGCCCGGGCGATACACCATGCTCGCCGTCAGCGACACCGGCATCGGCATGGACGCGGAGACGCGCAAGAGGATCTTCGAGCCCTTCTTCACCACCAAGGAAAAAGACAAGGGCACCGGCCTGGGCCTGGCCACGGTCTATGGCATCGTGAAGCAGAGCAACGGATACATCTGGGTGTACAGCGAGGTAGGCAAGGGCACCACGTTCAAGGTCTACCTGCCCGCCGAGACGGTGGAAGAGCCGGTGGTCGAAGCCCCGCCCGCGCCGCCGCCCATTCCCACCGGCTCGGAGACCATCCTGCTGGTGGAAGACGCGGCCTCGCTGCGCGAGCTGAGCCGCGAACTGCTGGAAGCGATGGGCTACAGTGTGCTGGAAGCCGCCCACGGCGCCGAGGCGCTGCGCGTGGCCGAAGAGCACGCCGGCCAGATCAACCTGCTGATGACCGACATGATCATGCCGGGCATAACCGGGCGCGAGCTGGCCGACCAGTTGCGCGCGTCGCAACGCGGGCTCAAGGTGCTGTTCATCTCCGGCTACACGGAAAACGCCGTAGCGCAGCACGAGGAACTCTCGCCCGACGCCGGCTTCCTGCAAAAGCCGTTCTCGCGCGAGTCGCTGGCGCGCAAACTGCGCGAGGTGCTGAAGAAGCCGGACGCGGTGTCGCACGAGGCGTGATCCGGCGTCACTTCACAGCGGCAGTTCACATCCACCCTGTCAAGCCCGGTCAGCCACCAAACGGTCTTTAACCCAAACGAAACACGGACGATAAATATCCCGCGCGCTTTCCCATTTTCCCCGCCCAATTTGCTACTCTGAATGTAGATACCCGGCTCGAGGACACACCCTCGCCGCCGGGTTTTGTTATTTGACAACTTGATGAGCCGCTTGGGTTTAAGACCTCGGTCTTAACTGTGCCTGTTTTCACAGTCTTACCGAGAACGTGCCGCGCAAGCTGCTGAAAACACCTGGGAGCACCCGGGGGGGTGGGGGGTGGGGGTTGCCCAGCAGCTTCCACAGCTATTTTGAAGTCGCGGCCGCGCGCTCCTTCTGGAATTCGTATCCCGCCGTGGCTTTCGGCAGGAGCATGGTGAGGCAGCCGCCGGCGATCAAACTGACGGCGAGCGCGGCC is a window from the Terriglobales bacterium genome containing:
- a CDS encoding glycoside hydrolase, yielding MKRAILLTFFLVAATVAATTVAAQQSSPDLFREMRWRMIGPFRGGRTVPMVGVPSQPNVFYIGVNNGGVFKTTDAGRTWWSIFDDQPTQSVGAVAVAPSDPNILYVGSGEGLQRPDLSVGDGIYRTGDGGRTWQHLGLRDGQQIAQIIVDPKDPDRLLVAVLGHPYGPNAERGVFRSLDGGKTFQKVLYKDENTGAVDLAFDPANAQTVYAALWAQRLAPWENGVWQGKTSGLYKSTDGGTTWRQLTKGLPGAADDLGRIGLGVAPSNGKIIYAMVDAPKLAGVYRSDDAGETWRRVNSDARVSERGSDFAEIKPDPKDPEIVYVAGIQTFRSTDGGKTFVGWKGAPGGDDYHRLWINPEHPEIIAIASDQGATISVNGGATWSSWYNQPSAQFYHVITDNQFPYWVYGGQQESGSAAVASRGDSGAITFRDWHPVGVEEYGYVAPDPRDPNIIYGGKASRYDARTGQTQDVAPELVRSGKVRFLRTEPILFSPKDPSVLYLAGNVLFKTTDGGHSWGVISPDLSRPDPGVPQNFAVFTQDGHKVDRRGVIYAVAPSFQDVNVIWAGTDDGLIHVTRDGGQTWTNVTPPELTAWSKVAQLETSHWDDHACYAAINRIRLDDLRPYIYRTRDGGRTWQLITAGLPANEPVNTVKEDPERRGLLFAGTERSVYVSFDDGDHWQSLRQNLPATSIRDLVVHNDDIVVGTHGRGFWILDDITPLRQVNAEVTGGSAFLFKPQVAIRVRRSTYTDTPLPPEEPAGENPPDGAMIHYWLPAPVKELTLEIVDGSGDIVRRYSSADRPAPVDEKKLRHPMYWVEQPQRLSAAAGMHRFVWDLHWPEPKLERDYPIAAIVHRTPLAPKGPRALPGEYTVRLTADGKAYTQPLTVKMDPRVTATPESLRRMFTLEQQITAMAEEDHKALEQARALRKQIAAVRPGAAAAGAALDDLDGKLQQLESGQRRRGGGGAGPTTAGASTAAPGPASLASVNANLKSVYDAVDSADAEPTAQAVSDLARVMQDWKDAMDRWMAVQAGELASTNAELKKAGLAELKVE
- a CDS encoding ATP-binding protein, coding for MLNGTNQWLAARRWRIYAALVLLAVLPLLLFLYSADRFLRKYTNDSLTRQSHVAGDAVARILLEYLASGEAFLSSVAAEPGFNVAAGRGDTKAMSGSLGQACRLQPDFTYCAVYDAQGRLLVAYPAGVRADAATPVWFPAFARSQRAQISGVHPSPLGKGEPVLAAVVPIFDAHGRPLGALAGYYRLSAIQGWLKRWTPSGTRWITVVDQHRQAVAEPGDAARVRPDVKDFPAVARALAGNRGSAFYDRGGVRSLVVHQPIPALHWAVLIQLPVDEVNQALWKFEKPLALAALAFIGLAALFGYAGAFLYRKLRKSELRLRLDLMARSERRYRQLFDTNPQPMWVYDLESLKFLDVNEAAIHAYGYTRDEFRAMTIKDIRPPEDVPELLHSIASSEGQNQLDRVGVWRHRKKDGSLIAVEIRQHRIEIDGRPAGLILATDISEKKLLEERLRLAERMEAVGRLAGGVAHDFNNLLGVIIGYSDLLLEQVPAGHALRRRVEEIKAAGDRAAALTRQLLAFSRKQVLEPKVLDLNGVVGSMSSMLLRLIGENIELVTVLDPRAAKVKADPSQLEQVIMNLAVNARDAMPRGGKLTLETQTVVIGENDGRHIVQMPPGRYTMLAVSDTGIGMDAETRKRIFEPFFTTKEKDKGTGLGLATVYGIVKQSNGYIWVYSEVGKGTTFKVYLPAETVEEPVVEAPPAPPPIPTGSETILLVEDAASLRELSRELLEAMGYSVLEAAHGAEALRVAEEHAGQINLLMTDMIMPGITGRELADQLRASQRGLKVLFISGYTENAVAQHEELSPDAGFLQKPFSRESLARKLREVLKKPDAVSHEA